The following are encoded in a window of Ruminiclostridium herbifermentans genomic DNA:
- a CDS encoding radical SAM protein, which produces MANIMITEYCNLRCPYCFANEFVGGKSSNNMTIEKFRKAMDFVLTDNNNKVGIIGGEPTVHPQFKEILEILTSDERVEKVLLFTNNIFIDRYIKQLTNSKFSILINCNAPEDIGEHNFKKMVDNLDIMIHEYYMSSKITLGINMYKPCFSYDYIIELLRKYKMKCVRTSIVVPNTLELRGKNALEYFRRMKESVFEFFQELQKYFIIPKFDCNAMPLCLLSEDEIELFKSFKKIAKGHHCNLTEGSICRPVIDIAPDLSAVRCFGLSDHHKVSIEKFKNMKELIDYFYNYFDVFAYNTASAKECNNCNRRKNMECTGGCLAFKGEKIESVREYCSSLMQ; this is translated from the coding sequence ATGGCTAACATAATGATAACAGAGTACTGCAATCTTCGATGCCCATATTGTTTTGCAAATGAATTTGTTGGTGGAAAGAGCAGCAACAATATGACAATAGAGAAATTTAGGAAAGCTATGGATTTCGTTTTGACAGATAACAATAATAAGGTGGGTATTATTGGAGGTGAACCAACTGTACATCCTCAATTTAAAGAAATATTGGAAATTTTGACATCAGATGAACGAGTAGAAAAAGTATTACTTTTCACAAACAACATATTTATTGACAGGTATATAAAGCAATTGACTAACAGCAAATTTAGTATATTGATTAATTGTAATGCACCAGAGGACATAGGAGAACATAATTTCAAAAAAATGGTAGATAATTTGGATATTATGATTCATGAATACTATATGTCCTCTAAGATTACCCTTGGTATAAACATGTACAAGCCTTGTTTTAGCTATGATTATATAATAGAATTACTTAGAAAGTATAAAATGAAATGTGTAAGGACATCCATTGTAGTTCCAAACACCTTGGAACTACGCGGAAAAAACGCCTTAGAATACTTTAGAAGAATGAAAGAATCAGTATTTGAGTTTTTTCAGGAATTGCAAAAGTATTTTATTATACCTAAATTTGATTGTAATGCTATGCCGTTATGTTTACTGAGTGAGGATGAAATTGAATTGTTCAAAAGTTTTAAAAAGATAGCAAAGGGCCACCACTGCAACTTGACAGAAGGCAGTATTTGTAGACCTGTGATTGATATTGCTCCTGATCTTTCTGCTGTAAGATGTTTTGGATTGTCTGACCATCATAAAGTTTCTATAGAAAAGTTTAAGAACATGAAAGAGTTAATTGATTATTTTTATAACTATTTTGACGTATTTGCTTACAATACTGCATCAGCGAAGGAGTGCAATAACTGTAATAGGCGGAAAAATATGGAATGTACAGGTGGATGTTTGGCTTTCAAGGGAGAAAAAATTGAGAGTGTACGCGAATACTGTAGTTCATTGATGCAATAA